The following proteins come from a genomic window of Sardina pilchardus chromosome 13, fSarPil1.1, whole genome shotgun sequence:
- the LOC134099290 gene encoding rhomboid-related protein 4-like, translated as MMRNRQRGANLGLVLLASQIFQVGVDNIPPVTLATLGLNVYLFLFPAAPLLKACVSVQEAYWGGDWRRLLLSPFHHVDDWHLYYNMLSLIWKGKSLERRLGGPWFAYLLGVFSLLTGLVYLLLEAGLAELTDDWSYRKQCAVGFSGVLFGLKVLNNHYNPGDVTHVLGFPVANRYSCWVELVAIHIIAPGTSFVGHLAGILVGLLYTMGPLKKAMTTCAGLVPAGGFSQPATHYNSSGVSGRRNYRAYDSTYPPRASTYRNPYPPQNHSYTSSAYPPNTHTYTHTEAYPQNTPSDLNTHSPSAPPYEADPYTAGMSEEEQYQAAITASLNDRGVSAPSRPGYGFQIPPDPTSEEIRRRRLQRFAN; from the exons ATGATGCGGAACCGACAGCGCGGCGCCAACCTGGGCCTGGTGCTGCTGGCCTCCCAGATCTTCCAGGTGGGCGTGGACAACATCCCGCCCGTCACGCTGGCCACGTTGGGCCTGAACGTGTACCTCTTCCTGTTCCCCGCCGCACCGTTACTGAAAGCGTGCGTGAGCGTCCAGGAGGCCTACTGGGGCGGAGACTGGCGCCGGCTGCTGCTGTCCCCTTTCCACCACGTGGACGACTGGCACCTGTACTACAACATGCTCTCGCTCATCTGGAAGGGCAAGAGTCTGGAGCGACGCCTGGGCGGGCCCTGGTTTGCCTACCTGCTCGGCGTCTTCTCCCTGCTCACCGGATTGGTCTATCTGCTGCTGGAGGCAGGGTTAGCGGAACTGACGGATGACTGGTCCTACAGGAAGCAGTGTGCTGTGGGATTCTCAG GTGTGCTGTTTGGGCTAAAAGTGTTGAACAACCATTACAATCCTGGAGACGTCACGCACGTCTTGGGCTTCCCTGTGGCCAACCGCTACTCCTGCTGGGTAGAGCTGGTCGCCATACACATTATAGCACCTGG GACCTCTTTTGTGGGACACCTGGCAGGTATTCTGGTAGGGCTGCTGTATACCATGGGGCCACTCAAGAAGGCCATGACAACATGTGCAG GGTTGGTGCCTGCAGGGGGATTCTCCCAACCAGCTACACACTATAACTCCTCAG GAGTGAGTGGACGGCGAAACTATCGTGCATATGACTCTACTTACCCTCCTCGTGCATCTACTTACCGGAACCCCTATCCCCCACAGAATCATTCATACACTAGTAGTGCataccccccaaacacacacacttacactcacactgaaGCGTACCCCCAAAACACGCCCAGTGACCttaacacacactccccaagTGCACCTCCCTATGAAGCGGATCCCTACACAGCAGGCATGTCTGAGGAGGAGCAATATCAGGCAGCAATCACGGCCAGCCTTAACGACAggg GGGTCTCTGCTCCATCCAGACCGGGGTACGGCTTCCAAATCCCCCCTGATCCCACCTCCGAGGAGATCCGCAGGCGTCGTCTACAACGATTTGCCAATTGA
- the LOC134099890 gene encoding rhomboid-related protein 4-like isoform X1, which produces MNFSSVDWTTNLGLIVLSYEVFQTGVDNIPPVTIATMVLNVFVYLSPVKPDTQVCLSVQTAVWQREWRRLFLSPFHHRNDWHLSLNMVSLLRAKSLERYLGGVWFACLLSVFSLLTGLVYILLRAGLYVLTEDSSHGSWCILGFNGVLIGLHVVDIYYHPNSFSEIMGFPVDTRVTCWMELLLVYALEPGVSMVTPLSGLLVGLLYTKGPLRSAMAACAGVMTRNQTARRSVYFNESGYSGWSSPNPTADFNHPPHLSRKQAPATHSNETKCPDRTPPRANSSTHTPSRKQRRTRRPPARDALNPVYVQLHDLNPRTTRQPAKEASGKYVFPCPCCPRTFTLRIARNRHFDLTHGDQPHHEPSSRLQHQVNQGVDDGPPDQDPVPQSPDLNPTENLWNMVKRKLDSYMTSNKAKQLIQGLANSVTSAASVRPSPEVTSDPVTEEVRRRRLLRFQHRTSEPAAASPADC; this is translated from the exons ATGAAT tttagtagTGTGGACTGGACCACCAACCTGGGCCTGATTGTTCTCTCATACGAGGTCTTTCAGACTGGTGTTGACAATATCCCACCCGTGACTATTGCAACAATGGTCCTCAATGTATTTGTTTATCTGTCTCCAGTGAAACCTGACACACAG GTGTGTCTTAGTGTGCAGACGGCGGTGTGGCAGAGAGAGTGGCGTCGTCTGTTCTTGAGCCCATTCCATCACAGGAATGATTGGCACCTCAGTCTCAACATGGTGTCCCTGTTGAGGGCAAAGTCTTTGGAGCGCTACCTGGGCGGTGTCTGGTTTGCCTGTCTGCTGTCCGTCTTCTCCTTGCTCACAGGATTGGTCTATATCCTACTGAGGGCGGGACTATACGTGCTCACAGAGGATTCATCACACGGCTCATGGTGTATTTTGGGATTTAAtg GTGTTCTGATTGGTCTGCATGTTGTGGACATCTACTACCATCCCAACTCATTTTCGGAGATCATGGGATTCCCTGTGGACACACGTGTGACCTGCTGGATGGAACTTTTGCTGGTGTATGCCTTGGAACCTGG GGTATCTATGGTGACGCCTCTGTCTGGATTGCTGGTGGGTCTTCTCTACACCAAAGGGCCCCTGAGGAGTGCAATGGCAGCATGCGCAG GTGTCATGACTAGGAACCAGACAGCCAGAAGATCAGTGTACTTCAATGAgtcag GTTACAGTGGCTGGAGCAGCCCTAATCCCACAGCAGATTTCAATCATCCTCCACATCTCAGTCGAAAGCAAGCCCCTGCCACACACTCCAATGAGACCAAGTGTCCTGATAGAACACCTCCTCGAGCTaattcctccacacacactccgtccAGGAAGCAGCGCCGCACTCGTAGACCCCCAGCCAGAGATGCTCTGAACCCAGTTTATGTCCAGCTTCATGACCTGAATCCCAGAACTACCAGGCAACCAGCCAAAGAAGCCTCAGGCAAAT ATGTATTCCCCTGCCCTTGCTGTCCCAGAACATTTACCTTGAGGATAGCACGCAACCGTCACTTTGACCTCACTCATGGAGACCAGCCTCACCATG AACCATCTTCCAGGCTACAGCACCAGGTTAATCAAGGTGTGGATGATGGACCACCAGATCAAGACCCTGTGCCCCAATCTCCAGACCTGAACCCCACTGAAAACCTCTGGAATATGGTTAAGAGGAAGCTGGATAGCTACATGACATCAAACAAAGCTAAACAGCTTATTCAAG GGCTTGCTAACTCGGTCACGTCTGCCGCTTCCGTCAGACCATCACCTgaggtgacctctgaccccgtcACAGAGGAAGTGCGGCGAAGACGTCTCCTGAGGTTTCAGCATCGGACATCTGAGCCAGCAGCTGCTTCTCCAGCAGACTGTTAA
- the irs1 gene encoding insulin receptor substrate 1-B — translation MASPTSEQGCFSDVRKVGYLRKPKSMHKRFFVLRVGSTAGPSRLEYYENEKKWRHKSGAPKRSIPLESCFNINKRADSKNKFLVALYTKDEYFAIAADSETEQDAWYQALVDLHNRGKVHDTAAGNGIGEDNYSEASPGPAFKEVWQVILKPKGLGQTKNLIGIYRLCLTNKTISFVKLNSDAAAVVLQLMNIRRCGHSENFFFIEVGRSAVTGPGEFWMQVDDSVVAQNMHETILEAMKAMSEEFRPRSKSQSSSSHCSNPISVPVRRHHHNNPPPSQVGLGRRSRAESVTATSPAGPGKHSHSFRVRASSDGEGSMSRPASVDGGSPSSPCIGGLRTQSYRQRAGGSARLHPPLNHSRSIPMATSSRCSPSAVSPVSLSSSSTSGHGSTSDGLFPRRSSASISGSPSDGGFVSSDEYGSSPGDFRGGAFRSATPDSLGHTPPARGEESLVSDYISMTQTPRRPDEHEQEKSFRKRTHSSGTASPPVTCHHQKTPSQSSATSLEEYAVMLPAYPCIRPSPSALATPSPSSSSLPSATCRHSAFVTPHSYPEEGLEVVNGGASTQKDDGYMPMSPGVAPASVISMATVAMSTGTVSGGDYMPMSPKSVSAPQQIVNASPRQRLHDNGEVDASGYMMMWPGSSCSPDGPGRLLSAGVPVASRVTAPTAPPSGDYMNMSPVSGSATSTPPDCYFSTGAGGYFSLPRSFKHAHRKQADHTSSSSSSPRLSLGAGRRAYTDSSSSSASSDSLGGGGGSHVNSQHPSRLQPPLGRSKRLSETGESRLARPTRLALEGGRASTLPRSRQTPYQPEPRSPGEYVNIQFSDRCFSSSLASLFPASERPAEIFASSDRPAELFPSSDRLAELFPVSERPDELSAPSSSSTDYMNMQLGSSNGLSVTGVTTSDLHDLSDYAVVTPGSGVPPGSAALPCDSICQRDYLSMQVFSGSPVMLRNPSSLADDPTAGSSSHSISPNGNETPGVSSPLIGPLSGLSAFTRVSSVTPPNRTQGVTKVIRADPQGRRRHSSETFASTTTKSPVGAANGLACPATEEVKRHSSASFENVWLKPGGEPVSTTTASLTTTASAGARRSGVETGPMAALLTRNQNGLNYIDLDLAHGREPPPADWNTFATKAGDAGVGATTDDLSAYASISFNSPQDNREE, via the coding sequence ATGGCTAGTCCAACCTCAGAGCAGGGTTGTTTTTCGGACGTAAGAAAGGTGGGATATTTAAGGAAGCCTAAAAGCATGCACAAGAGGTTTTTTGTTCTGCGCGTCGGGAGTACGGCGGGACCTTCTCGCCTGGAGTACTACGAGAATGAAAAGAAATGGAGGCACAAGTCCGGAGCTCCCAAACGTTCCATACCGCTGGAGAGTTGTTTCAACATCAACAAGCGAGCGGATTCCAAAAACAAATTTCTAGTTGCTCTGTACACTAAGGACGAGTACTTTGCCATCGCTGCCGATAGCGAGACCGAGCAGGATGCCTGGTACCAAGCATTGGTAGACCTGCACAACAGAGGTAAAGTCCACGATACCGCTGCGGGCAACGGAATAGGAGAGGATAATTACAGCGAGGCTTCGCCAGGACCTGCCTTTAAAGAGGTCTGGCAGGTTATTTTGAAACCAAAGGGCCTTGGACAGACGAAGAACCTCATTGGGATTTACAGACTATGCCTGACGAACAAAACTATCAGCTTTGTTAAGCTGAACTCTGATGCTGCCGCCGTTGTACTGCAGCTGATGAACATCCGCCGGTGCGGCCACTCTGAAAACTTCTTTTTCATCGAAGTCGGGCGCTCCGCAGTGACGGGCCCTGGTGAGTTCTGGATGCAGGTGGATGATTCAGTCGTGGCGCAGAACATGCACGAAACTATCCTGGAGGCCATGAAAGCGATGAGTGAAGAGTTCCGGCCGCGCAGCAAGAGCCAGTCATCCTCCTCTCACTGTTCCAACCCCATCTCGGTGCCGGTACGCCGGCATCATCACAACAACCCCCCGCCAAGTCAGGTGGGTCTGGGGCGTCGCTCCCGAGCAGAGAGTGTGACAGCCACGTCTCCAGCCGGACCAGGAAAGCACAGTCACTCATTCCGCGTTCGTGCGTCCAGTGATGGGGAGGGGAGCATGTCTCGGCCGGCCTCAGTGGACGGTGGCAGTCCCAGCAGCCCCTGCATTGGTGGCTTACGCACCCAGTCCTACCGGCAGCGCGCGGGGGGCTCTGCACGCTTACACCCACCCCTCAATCACAGCCGCTCCATCCCCATGGCAACGAGTTCGCGCTGCTCGCCGTCGGCCGTGAGCCCCGTCAGCTTGTCATCCAGCAGCACCAGTGGACACGGCTCCACCTCCGATGGCCTGTTCCCGAGGCGGTCCAGCGCTTCCATCTCGGGGTCACCCAGCGATGGCGGCTTCGTGTCATCGGACGAGTACGGCTCAAGCCCCGGAGACTTCAGGGGAGGCGCGTTCCGGAGCGCCACGCCGGACTCTCTTGGCCACACCCCTCCGGCCAGGGGGGAGGAGTCTCTGGTGTCGGACTATATCTCCATGACCCAGACGCCGAGGCGTCCGGATGAGCACGAGCAAGAAAAGAGCTTCCGGAAGCGGACGCACTCCTCGGGTACGGCGTCACCCCCTGTGACCTGCCACCATCAGAAGACGCCCTCTCAGTCATCGGCAACATCGCTGGAGGAGTATGCAGTCATGCTGCCCGCCTACCCCTGCATCCGGCCCTCTCCCTCGGCCCTGGCAACgccctctccctcatcctcctcgtTACCATCGGCAACCTGCCGGCACTCTGCCTTTGTTACCCCACACTCATACCCGGAGGAGGGGCTAGAGGTGGTAAATGGAGGAGCCTCCACCCAAAAGGATGATGGCTACATGCCCATGTCACCAGGCGTGGCTCCCGCCTCTGTCATCTCCATGGCGACAGTCGCCATGAGCACAGGTACGGTCTCCGGGGGCGACTACATGCCAATGAGCCCCAAGAGCGTGTCGGCGCCGCAGCAGATTGTCAACGCCTCCCCAAGGCAGCGTCTCCACGACAACGGGGAGGTGGACGCCAGCGGCTACATGATGATGTGGCCCGGCAGCAGCTGTTCGCCCGACGGGCCCGGCAGGCTGCTGAGCGCCGGTGTCCCGGTTGCGAGCCGCGTGACTGCTCCCACAGCGCCCCCCTCAGGAGACTACATGAACATGTCCCCCGTCAGTGGTTCGGCCACGAGCACCCCTCCGGACTGCTATTTCAGCACCGGTGCTGGCGGATACTTCTCCCTTCCGCGCTCCTTCAAGCATGCCCACCGTAAGCAGGCCgatcacacctcctcctcctcctcttcgccaCGCCTGTCGCTTGGCGCTGGGCGCCGTGCTTACACcgactcctcttcctcctctgccagCAGCGATAGCCTCGGCGGAGGAGGTGGCAGTCATGTCAACAGCCAGCATCCGAGCCGGCTGCAGCCGCCTTTGGGCCGCTCCAAGCGCCTGTCGGAGACGGGGGAGAGTCGGCTGGCGCGGCCCACCCGGCTGGCACTGGAGGGGGGACGAGCGAGCACACTCCCCCGCTCGCGCCAGACCCCCTACCAGCCTGAGCCCCGCAGCCCAGGAGAGTATGTCAACATCCAGTTCAGCGATCGATGCTTCTCCTCCAGTCTCGCCTCGCTCTTCCCAGCCTCTGAGAGGCCCGCTGAGATCTTTGCCTCCTCCGACCGACCGGCCGAGCTCTTCCCTTCCTCTGATAGGCTAGCCGAGCTGTTTCCAGTCTCTGAAAGGCCAGATGAGCTGTCTgccccatcttcctcctccactgacTACATGAACATGCAGTTAGGATCTTCAAATGGGCTGTCAGTCACCGGGGTAACGACCTCTGATCTCCATGACCTGTCCGACTATGCAGTGGTGACCCCTGGCTCTGGTGTTCCGCCTGGCTCTGCTGCGTTGCCATGCGACAGCATCTGTCAGCGCGACTACCTGAGCATGCAGGTGTTCTCTGGATCTCCAGTGATGCTTCGAAACCCATCCTCATTGGCAGACGACCCGACCGCTGGCTCCTCCTCCCATTCCATCTCACCCAATGGCAATGAGACGCCGGGTGTGAGCAGCCCCCTGATTGGCCCCCTCTCAGGCCTCAGCGCCTTCACGCGCGTGTCCTCTGTCACACCCCCCAACCGCACCCAAGGCGTCACCAAGGTGATCCGCGCTGACCCCCAGGGTCGGCGGCGCCACAGCTCCGAGACCTTCGCCTCCACGACGACCAAGAGCCCAGTTGGCGCGGCGAACGGGCTGGCGTGCCCGGCCACGGAGGAAGTGAAGCGCCACAGCTCCGCCTCCTTCGAGAACGTCTGGCTGAAGCCCGGCGGCGAGCCCGTCTCCACGACGACGGCGTCCCTGACAACGACTGCTTCCGCCGGCGCGAGAAGATCGGGAGTAGAGACGGGTCCGATGGCAGCCCTCCTGACCCGGAACCAGAACGGGCTGAACTACATCGACTTGGACCTGGCCCACGGGCGCGAGCCTCCGCCAGCCGATTGGAACACGTTCGCCACCAAGGCTGGAGACGCAGGCGTGGGCGCGACGACTGACGACCTGAGCGCCTACGCAAGCATCAGCTTCAACTCCCCGCAAGACaacagagaag
- the LOC134099890 gene encoding rhomboid-related protein 4-like isoform X2, with protein sequence MVLNVFVYLSPVKPDTQVCLSVQTAVWQREWRRLFLSPFHHRNDWHLSLNMVSLLRAKSLERYLGGVWFACLLSVFSLLTGLVYILLRAGLYVLTEDSSHGSWCILGFNGVLIGLHVVDIYYHPNSFSEIMGFPVDTRVTCWMELLLVYALEPGVSMVTPLSGLLVGLLYTKGPLRSAMAACAGVMTRNQTARRSVYFNESGYSGWSSPNPTADFNHPPHLSRKQAPATHSNETKCPDRTPPRANSSTHTPSRKQRRTRRPPARDALNPVYVQLHDLNPRTTRQPAKEASGKYVFPCPCCPRTFTLRIARNRHFDLTHGDQPHHEPSSRLQHQVNQGVDDGPPDQDPVPQSPDLNPTENLWNMVKRKLDSYMTSNKAKQLIQGLANSVTSAASVRPSPEVTSDPVTEEVRRRRLLRFQHRTSEPAAASPADC encoded by the exons ATGGTCCTCAATGTATTTGTTTATCTGTCTCCAGTGAAACCTGACACACAG GTGTGTCTTAGTGTGCAGACGGCGGTGTGGCAGAGAGAGTGGCGTCGTCTGTTCTTGAGCCCATTCCATCACAGGAATGATTGGCACCTCAGTCTCAACATGGTGTCCCTGTTGAGGGCAAAGTCTTTGGAGCGCTACCTGGGCGGTGTCTGGTTTGCCTGTCTGCTGTCCGTCTTCTCCTTGCTCACAGGATTGGTCTATATCCTACTGAGGGCGGGACTATACGTGCTCACAGAGGATTCATCACACGGCTCATGGTGTATTTTGGGATTTAAtg GTGTTCTGATTGGTCTGCATGTTGTGGACATCTACTACCATCCCAACTCATTTTCGGAGATCATGGGATTCCCTGTGGACACACGTGTGACCTGCTGGATGGAACTTTTGCTGGTGTATGCCTTGGAACCTGG GGTATCTATGGTGACGCCTCTGTCTGGATTGCTGGTGGGTCTTCTCTACACCAAAGGGCCCCTGAGGAGTGCAATGGCAGCATGCGCAG GTGTCATGACTAGGAACCAGACAGCCAGAAGATCAGTGTACTTCAATGAgtcag GTTACAGTGGCTGGAGCAGCCCTAATCCCACAGCAGATTTCAATCATCCTCCACATCTCAGTCGAAAGCAAGCCCCTGCCACACACTCCAATGAGACCAAGTGTCCTGATAGAACACCTCCTCGAGCTaattcctccacacacactccgtccAGGAAGCAGCGCCGCACTCGTAGACCCCCAGCCAGAGATGCTCTGAACCCAGTTTATGTCCAGCTTCATGACCTGAATCCCAGAACTACCAGGCAACCAGCCAAAGAAGCCTCAGGCAAAT ATGTATTCCCCTGCCCTTGCTGTCCCAGAACATTTACCTTGAGGATAGCACGCAACCGTCACTTTGACCTCACTCATGGAGACCAGCCTCACCATG AACCATCTTCCAGGCTACAGCACCAGGTTAATCAAGGTGTGGATGATGGACCACCAGATCAAGACCCTGTGCCCCAATCTCCAGACCTGAACCCCACTGAAAACCTCTGGAATATGGTTAAGAGGAAGCTGGATAGCTACATGACATCAAACAAAGCTAAACAGCTTATTCAAG GGCTTGCTAACTCGGTCACGTCTGCCGCTTCCGTCAGACCATCACCTgaggtgacctctgaccccgtcACAGAGGAAGTGCGGCGAAGACGTCTCCTGAGGTTTCAGCATCGGACATCTGAGCCAGCAGCTGCTTCTCCAGCAGACTGTTAA